From Streptomyces sp. NBC_00775, one genomic window encodes:
- a CDS encoding ABC transporter substrate-binding protein: MMRRRTTLLASCTALALALGATACGGGPVSAGGGGKSLSGQTITVAGVWSGSEQKNFQKVLDAFSEKTGAKTQFMSTGDNVSTVVGSKIEGGNAPDVVMVPQVGVLQQFAKEGWLKPLSKTTQQSVDSNYASVWKNYGSVDGTLYGLYFKAAHKSTVWYSPDALDQAGVKPPTTYDAMLKAGHTVSESGLAAFSVAGQDGWTLTDWFENIYLSQAGPEKYDALAAHKIKWTDPTVVDALTTLGKLFKDKQLVAGGQKEALNTDFPGSVEKVFGPKPEAGMVYEGDFVAGVAKDQFGKKIGEDANFFPFPAVGDGKAPVVSGGDAAVVLKDGKNQKAAQQFLEYLATPEASAVWAEAGGFLSPNKKLALSSYGDDVTRETAKSLVAAGDSVRFDMSDQAPAAFGGTKGAGEWKILQDFLRDPSDPKGTAAELESAAAKAYQG; this comes from the coding sequence ATGATGCGACGACGTACGACCCTGCTCGCGAGCTGCACCGCCCTCGCCCTCGCCCTCGGCGCCACCGCCTGCGGAGGCGGCCCCGTCTCCGCGGGCGGTGGCGGCAAGTCGCTCAGCGGCCAGACCATCACCGTGGCCGGTGTCTGGTCCGGCAGTGAGCAGAAGAACTTCCAGAAGGTCCTGGACGCCTTCAGCGAGAAGACCGGCGCCAAGACCCAGTTCATGTCCACCGGCGACAACGTCTCCACCGTCGTCGGCAGCAAGATCGAGGGCGGCAACGCCCCCGACGTGGTGATGGTCCCGCAGGTCGGCGTGCTCCAGCAGTTCGCGAAGGAGGGCTGGCTCAAGCCGCTGTCCAAGACGACCCAGCAGTCCGTCGACAGCAACTACGCCAGCGTGTGGAAGAACTACGGCAGCGTCGACGGCACCCTGTACGGCCTGTACTTCAAGGCCGCACACAAGTCGACCGTCTGGTACAGCCCCGACGCCCTCGACCAGGCGGGCGTCAAGCCGCCGACGACGTACGACGCGATGCTGAAGGCCGGGCACACCGTCTCCGAGTCGGGCCTCGCGGCCTTCTCCGTCGCCGGACAGGACGGCTGGACGCTCACCGACTGGTTCGAGAACATCTATCTCTCCCAGGCCGGACCCGAGAAGTACGACGCCCTGGCCGCCCACAAGATCAAGTGGACCGACCCGACCGTGGTCGACGCCCTCACCACCCTCGGCAAGCTCTTCAAGGACAAGCAGCTGGTAGCCGGCGGCCAGAAGGAGGCGCTGAACACCGACTTCCCGGGCTCCGTCGAGAAGGTCTTCGGGCCCAAGCCCGAGGCCGGCATGGTCTACGAGGGCGACTTCGTGGCCGGGGTCGCCAAGGACCAGTTCGGCAAGAAGATCGGCGAGGACGCCAACTTCTTCCCCTTCCCCGCGGTCGGCGACGGCAAGGCGCCCGTGGTCAGCGGCGGCGACGCGGCCGTCGTCCTCAAGGACGGCAAGAACCAGAAGGCCGCCCAGCAGTTCCTGGAGTACCTGGCGACCCCCGAAGCGTCGGCGGTCTGGGCCGAGGCGGGCGGCTTCCTCTCCCCGAACAAGAAGCTCGCCCTCTCCTCCTACGGCGACGACGTCACCCGCGAGACCGCCAAGTCCCTGGTCGCCGCCGGGGATTCGGTCCGCTTCGACATGTCCGACCAGGCCCCGGCCGCGTTCGGCGGCACCAAGGGCGCCGGCGAGTGGAAGATCCTCCAGGACTTCCTGCGCGACCCGTCCGACCCGAAGGGGACCGCGGCCGAGCTCGAGAGCGCGGCGGCCAAGGCGTACCAGGGCTGA
- the opcA gene encoding glucose-6-phosphate dehydrogenase assembly protein OpcA — MKTDLTDTTASKINKALVQGRRAIGTPAVGMVLTLVIVTDEENAYDALKAANEASHEHPSRTLVVIKRVSRSPRDRTKSRLDAEVRLGVEAGTGETVVLRLYGEVAGHADSVVLPLLLPDAPVVVWWPVSAPVDPANDPLGALAQRRVTDTYAAEAPVRELTARADAYTPGDTDLSWTRITPWRSMLAAALDQVTCEVEAVEVEGEEFNPSCELLAMWLADRLDVPVKRSKSSGPGLTAVRLGTSCGPIVLDRADGSLATLSIQGQPDRAVALKRRETSELIAEELRRLDPDDTYASALRYGVHRLNATATESSEEGAAPGAVKTAAKPATKAAAPAKKAAAKRPPAKKAAAK; from the coding sequence ATGAAGACCGATCTCACGGACACCACGGCCAGCAAAATCAACAAGGCGCTCGTGCAGGGCCGCCGCGCCATCGGCACGCCCGCCGTCGGCATGGTGCTCACCCTGGTCATCGTCACCGACGAGGAGAACGCCTACGACGCCCTGAAGGCCGCCAACGAGGCCTCGCACGAGCACCCCTCGCGCACCCTCGTGGTCATCAAGCGCGTCTCGCGTTCGCCCCGCGACCGCACGAAGTCGCGTCTGGACGCCGAGGTACGGCTCGGCGTCGAGGCCGGCACCGGCGAGACGGTGGTGCTGCGCCTGTACGGCGAGGTCGCGGGCCACGCCGACTCGGTCGTCCTGCCCCTGCTGCTGCCGGACGCGCCCGTCGTCGTCTGGTGGCCGGTGAGCGCGCCCGTCGACCCGGCCAATGACCCGCTGGGTGCTCTCGCCCAGCGCCGGGTCACCGACACCTACGCGGCGGAGGCGCCGGTACGCGAGCTGACCGCCCGCGCCGATGCCTACACCCCGGGCGACACCGACCTCTCCTGGACCCGCATCACGCCCTGGCGCTCGATGCTGGCCGCGGCCCTGGACCAGGTCACCTGCGAGGTGGAGGCGGTCGAGGTGGAGGGCGAGGAGTTCAACCCGAGCTGCGAGCTGCTCGCCATGTGGCTCGCCGACCGCCTCGACGTCCCCGTCAAGCGCTCCAAGTCCTCCGGCCCCGGCCTCACCGCCGTCCGGCTGGGCACGAGCTGCGGCCCGATCGTCCTGGACCGCGCCGACGGCTCCCTGGCGACCCTGTCCATCCAGGGCCAGCCCGACCGTGCGGTGGCGCTCAAGCGCCGCGAGACGTCCGAGCTGATCGCGGAGGAGCTGCGCCGCCTCGACCCGGACGACACCTACGCGTCGGCGCTGCGGTACGGGGTGCACCGGCTGAACGCGACGGCGACGGAGTCCTCCGAGGAGGGCGCGGCACCGGGCGCGGTCAAGACCGCGGCGAAGCCCGCGACAAAGGCCGCGGCCCCTGCCAAGAAGGCCGCCGCCAAGAGGCCTCCCGCGAAGAAGGCGGCAGCCAAGTGA
- the zwf gene encoding glucose-6-phosphate dehydrogenase, translating to MLSSSNPLRDPADRRLPRIAGPSGLVIFGVTGDLSRKKLMPAVYDLANRGLLPPGFSLVGFARREWAHEDFAQEVHDAVKEHARTPFREEVWQQLVQGMRFVQGTFDDDDSFERLRSTIDELDKAQGTGGNFAFYLSVPPSAFPVVIKQLKKHNLADQSNGSWRRAVIEKPFGHNLKSAEELNSVVHEVFAPDQVFRIDHYLGKETVQNILALRFANQMFEPIWNRSFVDHVQITMAEDIGIGGRAGYYDGIGAARDVIQNHLLQLMALTAMEEPASFDADALAAEKTKVLGAVKLPKDLGRNTVRGQYTTGWQGGEQAVGYLQEDGIDPKSKTDTYAAIKVEVDNRRWAGVPFYLRTGKRLGRRVTEIAVVFQRAPHSPFDHTATEELGQNAIVIRVQPDEGITVRFGSKVPGTSMEIRDVSMDFAYGESFTESSPEAYERLILDVLLGDSNLFPRTEEVELSWKILDPIEEYWDKHGKPAQYPSGTWGPVEADEMLERDGRSWRRP from the coding sequence ATCTTGTCAAGCAGCAACCCGCTGCGTGACCCCGCAGACCGACGGCTCCCGCGTATCGCGGGGCCGTCGGGCCTGGTCATCTTCGGCGTCACGGGCGATTTGTCACGGAAAAAGCTGATGCCCGCCGTGTACGACCTCGCCAACCGGGGTCTGTTGCCGCCGGGCTTCTCGCTGGTCGGCTTCGCGCGCCGCGAGTGGGCTCACGAGGACTTCGCGCAGGAGGTCCACGACGCCGTCAAGGAACACGCCCGCACGCCGTTCCGCGAGGAGGTCTGGCAGCAGCTCGTCCAGGGCATGCGCTTCGTGCAGGGCACCTTCGACGACGACGACTCCTTCGAGCGGCTGCGCTCCACGATCGACGAGCTGGACAAGGCACAGGGCACGGGCGGCAACTTCGCCTTCTATCTCTCCGTGCCGCCGTCCGCCTTCCCGGTGGTCATCAAGCAGCTGAAGAAGCACAACCTGGCCGACCAGTCGAACGGCTCCTGGCGCCGTGCGGTCATCGAGAAGCCCTTCGGCCACAACCTCAAGTCGGCCGAGGAGCTCAACTCGGTCGTCCACGAGGTCTTCGCGCCCGACCAGGTCTTCCGCATCGACCACTACCTCGGCAAGGAGACCGTCCAGAACATCCTGGCGCTCCGCTTCGCCAACCAGATGTTCGAGCCGATCTGGAACCGGTCCTTCGTCGACCATGTGCAGATCACCATGGCGGAGGACATCGGCATCGGCGGCCGCGCCGGCTACTACGACGGCATCGGCGCCGCCCGTGACGTCATCCAGAACCACCTGCTCCAGCTGATGGCCCTCACCGCCATGGAGGAGCCCGCCTCCTTCGACGCGGACGCGCTCGCCGCCGAGAAGACCAAGGTCCTCGGCGCGGTGAAGCTGCCGAAGGACCTGGGCAGGAACACGGTCCGCGGGCAGTACACGACGGGCTGGCAGGGCGGCGAGCAGGCCGTCGGCTACCTCCAGGAAGACGGTATCGACCCCAAGTCGAAGACCGACACATACGCCGCGATCAAGGTCGAGGTGGACAACCGCCGCTGGGCGGGCGTCCCGTTCTACCTGCGCACGGGCAAGCGCCTGGGCCGCCGCGTCACCGAGATCGCGGTCGTCTTCCAGCGCGCCCCGCACTCCCCCTTCGACCACACGGCGACGGAGGAGCTGGGCCAGAACGCGATCGTCATCCGCGTCCAGCCCGACGAGGGCATCACCGTCCGCTTCGGCTCCAAGGTGCCCGGCACCTCGATGGAGATCCGGGATGTCTCCATGGACTTCGCGTACGGCGAGTCGTTCACGGAGTCGAGCCCGGAGGCGTACGAGCGTCTGATCCTGGACGTCCTGCTCGGCGACTCGAACCTCTTCCCGCGCACCGAGGAGGTCGAGCTGTCCTGGAAGATCCTCGACCCGATCGAGGAGTACTGGGACAAGCACGGCAAGCCCGCGCAGTACCCCTCGGGCACGTGGGGCCCCGTCGAGGCGGACGAAATGCTCGAGCGAGACGGACGGAGCTGGCGTCGCCCATGA
- the tal gene encoding transaldolase translates to MTDALKRLSEEGVAIWLDDLSRKRITSGNLAELIDQQHVVGVTTNPSIFQKAISSGDGYEQQLTDLAARKVTVDEAIRMITTADVRDAADILRPVYDSTQGQDGRVSIEVDPRLAHNTTATIAEAKQLAWLVDRPNTLIKIPATKAGLPAITEVIGRGISVNVTLIFSLARYREVMNAYLAGLEKAKAAGLDLSKIHSVASFFVSRVDTEIDKRIDALGTDEAKAARGKAGLANARLAYQAYEEVFSSDRWAALDKAQANKQRPLWASTGVKDKAYKDTLYVDDLVAPNTVNTMPEATLEATDDHGQITGNTIAGTYEQSRAELDAVEKLGISYDDVVQLLEDEGVEKFAASWNDLLKSTEVELQRLAPSEG, encoded by the coding sequence ATGACAGACGCACTCAAGCGCCTCTCCGAGGAAGGCGTCGCGATCTGGCTGGACGACCTGTCGCGCAAGCGGATCACGTCCGGCAACCTCGCCGAACTGATCGACCAGCAGCACGTCGTGGGCGTCACCACCAACCCGTCGATCTTCCAGAAGGCGATCAGCAGCGGTGACGGTTACGAGCAGCAGCTCACCGACCTCGCCGCCCGCAAGGTCACCGTCGACGAGGCCATCCGCATGATCACGACGGCGGACGTCCGTGACGCCGCCGACATCCTGCGCCCGGTCTACGACTCCACGCAGGGCCAGGACGGCCGGGTCTCCATCGAGGTCGACCCGCGGCTGGCGCACAACACGACGGCAACCATCGCCGAGGCCAAGCAACTGGCCTGGCTGGTGGACCGTCCGAACACGCTCATCAAGATCCCGGCGACCAAGGCGGGCCTGCCCGCGATCACCGAGGTCATCGGCAGGGGCATCAGCGTCAACGTCACGCTGATCTTCTCGCTGGCGCGCTACCGCGAGGTCATGAACGCGTACCTCGCGGGTCTGGAGAAGGCCAAGGCCGCGGGCCTCGACCTCTCCAAGATCCACTCGGTGGCGTCCTTCTTCGTGTCCCGCGTGGACACCGAGATCGACAAGCGCATCGACGCGCTCGGCACGGACGAGGCCAAGGCCGCCCGCGGCAAGGCCGGGCTCGCCAACGCGCGCCTCGCCTACCAGGCGTACGAGGAGGTCTTCTCCTCCGACCGCTGGGCCGCCCTGGACAAGGCGCAGGCCAACAAGCAGCGTCCGCTGTGGGCCTCGACCGGCGTCAAGGACAAGGCGTACAAGGACACCCTGTACGTCGACGACCTGGTCGCACCGAACACGGTGAACACCATGCCGGAGGCCACCCTGGAGGCCACCGACGACCACGGCCAGATCACCGGCAACACCATCGCCGGTACGTATGAGCAGTCCCGCGCCGAGCTCGACGCGGTCGAGAAGCTCGGGATCTCGTACGACGACGTGGTCCAGCTGCTGGAGGACGAGGGCGTCGAGAAGTTCGCGGCGTCCTGGAACGACCTGCTCAAGTCCACAGAGGTGGAGCTCCAGCGCCTCGCCCCTTCGGAGGGCTGA
- a CDS encoding carbohydrate ABC transporter permease codes for MNALRRGLGNSLVQAFLVVVGLVWLTPLAGLFVSSLRSAQDTAKGGWWTALRSPGQLSFDNYSALLGNSGMTRAFWNTVLISVPATFLVVVLAALAGYAFAWLDFPGREPLFLLVVALLVVPVQIGLLPVAKLFGQLGLFGTIPGVVLFHVSYGLPFAIFLLRNYFAEMPKEMLEAARMDGGTEWRIFTRLVLPVGRPAIASLAIFQFLWVWNDMLVALLFADSSSQPLTVQLQSQIRQFGSNIDVLAPGAFLSLVVPVVVFFAFQRHFVQGVMAGSVK; via the coding sequence ATGAACGCGCTCAGGCGGGGGCTCGGCAACAGCCTGGTGCAGGCGTTTCTCGTCGTCGTGGGGCTGGTGTGGCTCACCCCGCTCGCGGGACTGTTCGTGTCCTCGCTGCGGTCCGCGCAGGACACCGCGAAGGGCGGCTGGTGGACCGCGTTGCGCAGTCCCGGGCAGCTGTCCTTCGACAACTACTCGGCGCTGCTGGGTAATTCGGGGATGACGCGGGCGTTCTGGAACACCGTGCTGATCTCCGTCCCCGCTACCTTCCTCGTCGTCGTCCTTGCCGCACTCGCCGGATACGCCTTCGCGTGGCTGGACTTCCCGGGGCGCGAACCGCTCTTCCTGCTGGTGGTCGCGCTGTTGGTGGTGCCGGTCCAGATCGGTCTGCTGCCGGTGGCCAAACTCTTCGGGCAGCTGGGCCTGTTCGGCACGATTCCGGGGGTCGTCCTCTTCCACGTGTCGTACGGGCTGCCGTTCGCGATCTTCCTGCTGCGGAACTACTTCGCGGAGATGCCGAAGGAGATGCTGGAGGCGGCGCGCATGGACGGGGGTACCGAGTGGCGTATCTTCACGCGGCTCGTGCTGCCCGTGGGGCGGCCGGCCATCGCCAGCCTGGCCATCTTCCAGTTCCTCTGGGTGTGGAACGACATGCTGGTCGCGCTGCTCTTCGCCGACAGCTCCTCGCAGCCGCTGACGGTTCAACTCCAGTCGCAGATACGGCAGTTCGGGAGCAATATCGATGTGCTCGCGCCCGGGGCGTTTTTGTCCCTGGTGGTACCCGTGGTCGTGTTCTTCGCCTTCCAGCGGCACTTTGTGCAGGGGGTGATGGCGGGGTCGGTGAAGTGA
- a CDS encoding glycoside hydrolase family 13 protein, whose translation MHNRRHAQTGQRVKLNTHRWWRDAVIYQVYVRSFLDSTGDGIGDLAGVRAGLPYLKKLGVDGIWLSPFYPSPQHDHGYDVADYCDVDPLFGDLAEFDLLMTDARRLGVKVLLDIVPNHCSSEHPWFQEALASAPGSAARARFHFADGRGPDGAEPPNNWHAMFGGPAWSRVAEQDGTPGQWYLHMFTPEQPDLNWRNPEVGAHFDHALRFWLDRGVDGFRIDVAAGLYKHPGLPDSPDPEADARTRDSVNPLAWNQPEVHDVWRHWRSVCEEYTARDSRERLLVGEVSVPTAREHAQYVRHDELHQAFFFDLLSAPWNADAFRKVISEAMQDIAGTGSTVTWVLNNHDQVRTVTRYGELGTEGSGLGAARARAAALLMLALPGAAYIYQGEELGLPEVVDLPDDVLTDPIFRRTGSRARIRDGCRVPLPWSGHASPFGFTSGVESAKPWLPQPAYFAEYATDRALADTRSFWHLYRDGLQLRAALPQLGEGALRWLDTQPGVLGFVRGDGLVCAVNFGTAPMPAPVSGTPLLSSGPCAPGVLPGSTAAWWISDCTNP comes from the coding sequence ATGCATAACCGGAGGCACGCACAGACAGGTCAACGGGTGAAGCTCAACACGCACCGCTGGTGGCGCGACGCAGTGATCTACCAGGTGTACGTCCGGAGTTTTCTGGACAGCACCGGGGACGGCATCGGCGATCTCGCCGGAGTCCGGGCCGGACTGCCGTATCTGAAGAAACTCGGGGTCGACGGCATCTGGCTGAGCCCCTTCTACCCCTCGCCGCAGCACGACCACGGCTACGACGTCGCCGACTACTGCGACGTGGACCCGCTCTTCGGCGATCTCGCCGAGTTCGACCTGCTGATGACGGACGCCCGGCGCCTCGGCGTCAAGGTGCTCCTGGACATCGTCCCCAACCACTGCTCCAGCGAACACCCGTGGTTCCAGGAGGCGCTGGCCTCGGCACCCGGCAGCGCGGCCCGCGCCCGCTTCCACTTCGCCGACGGCCGGGGCCCGGACGGGGCCGAGCCGCCCAACAACTGGCACGCGATGTTCGGCGGCCCCGCCTGGAGCCGGGTCGCCGAGCAGGACGGCACCCCGGGTCAGTGGTACCTGCACATGTTCACGCCTGAACAGCCCGACCTGAACTGGCGCAACCCCGAGGTCGGCGCCCACTTCGACCACGCGCTGCGCTTCTGGCTCGACCGGGGCGTCGACGGCTTCCGCATCGACGTGGCCGCCGGCCTCTACAAGCACCCCGGCCTGCCGGACTCGCCCGACCCGGAGGCCGACGCCCGCACCCGCGACTCGGTCAACCCGCTCGCCTGGAACCAGCCCGAGGTGCACGACGTCTGGCGCCACTGGCGGTCGGTGTGCGAGGAGTACACCGCCCGCGACAGCCGGGAGCGGCTGCTCGTCGGCGAGGTCTCCGTGCCGACCGCCCGCGAACACGCCCAGTACGTACGCCACGACGAGCTGCACCAGGCCTTCTTCTTCGACCTGCTCAGCGCCCCCTGGAACGCCGACGCCTTCCGCAAGGTCATATCCGAGGCCATGCAGGACATCGCGGGCACCGGATCGACGGTCACCTGGGTCCTCAACAACCACGACCAGGTCCGTACGGTCACCCGCTACGGCGAACTGGGCACCGAGGGCAGCGGCCTGGGTGCCGCCCGCGCCCGCGCCGCCGCACTGCTGATGCTGGCGCTGCCCGGAGCCGCGTACATCTACCAGGGTGAGGAGCTCGGACTGCCCGAGGTCGTCGACCTGCCCGACGACGTGCTCACCGACCCGATCTTCCGCAGGACCGGCAGCCGCGCCCGGATCCGCGACGGCTGCCGGGTGCCGCTGCCGTGGTCGGGGCACGCCTCGCCGTTCGGCTTCACCTCGGGCGTCGAGAGCGCCAAGCCGTGGCTGCCGCAGCCCGCCTACTTCGCCGAGTACGCCACCGACCGCGCCCTCGCCGACACCCGCTCCTTCTGGCACCTCTACCGCGACGGGCTCCAACTGCGCGCAGCACTGCCCCAGTTGGGCGAGGGCGCGCTGCGCTGGCTGGACACCCAGCCCGGCGTCCTCGGCTTCGTCCGCGGCGACGGCCTGGTCTGCGCCGTCAACTTCGGTACGGCCCCGATGCCCGCGCCGGTCTCCGGCACCCCCCTGCTGTCCAGCGGCCCCTGCGCGCCCGGCGTCCTGCCCGGCTCGACGGCCGCCTGGTGGATCAGTGACTGCACCAACCCCTGA
- a CDS encoding ABC transporter permease, which produces MTATLLKEASPPPVGMADRRRRARRRGRIVALAFVFPALLLLGALVVYPVLFSVGRSFFDASGTRFVGGDNYTEMFRDPATLKAVRNTAIWVVVAPTLLTGLGLVLAVLVEKVRWATAFKLLLFMPMAVSFLAAGIIFRLAYDEDPDKGVLNAAVVSVHDAFTGTSSYPTARARDGQGLTKGADGSYRTTAAASPGHTVDLGLVGVLPKDLPQGARAAYPAAARKAASDELRGVVYLDFTRGGGGQQGKVDRQESGLPEMKVEAVRDGETVASTTTAADGSFRFQDLGSGSYSVRLPASNFAPPYQGVSWLGPALVTPAIIGAYLWIWTGFAMVLIGAGLAALPRDALEAARMDGANEWQIFRRITVPLLAPVLTVVFVTLVINVMKVFDLVYIIAPGPVQEDATVLATQMWLVSFGGGNNQGLGSALGVLLLLLVIPAMVFNVRRFRGSQR; this is translated from the coding sequence ATGACCGCCACACTCCTCAAAGAGGCGAGCCCGCCGCCGGTCGGCATGGCCGACCGCCGGCGGCGGGCCCGGCGACGCGGCCGGATCGTCGCCCTCGCCTTCGTCTTCCCCGCTCTGCTCCTGCTCGGCGCGCTCGTCGTCTACCCGGTGCTGTTCTCGGTGGGCCGCAGCTTCTTCGACGCCTCCGGCACCCGGTTCGTGGGCGGCGACAACTACACCGAGATGTTCCGCGACCCCGCCACACTCAAGGCCGTCCGCAACACCGCGATCTGGGTGGTCGTCGCACCGACCCTGCTCACCGGGCTCGGCCTCGTCCTCGCCGTCCTCGTCGAAAAGGTGCGCTGGGCAACGGCGTTCAAGCTGCTGCTCTTCATGCCGATGGCGGTCTCCTTCCTCGCCGCGGGCATCATCTTCCGGCTCGCCTACGACGAGGACCCCGACAAGGGCGTCCTGAACGCCGCCGTCGTCTCCGTGCACGACGCCTTCACGGGCACGTCGTCCTACCCGACCGCCCGGGCCCGCGACGGCCAGGGCCTGACCAAGGGCGCCGACGGCTCGTACCGTACGACCGCTGCTGCGTCCCCCGGCCACACCGTCGACCTCGGCCTGGTCGGCGTACTCCCGAAGGACCTGCCGCAGGGCGCGCGGGCCGCGTACCCGGCGGCGGCGCGGAAGGCGGCCTCCGACGAACTGCGCGGTGTCGTCTACCTGGACTTCACGCGCGGCGGGGGAGGGCAGCAGGGCAAGGTCGACCGCCAGGAGAGCGGGCTGCCGGAGATGAAGGTCGAGGCGGTGCGCGACGGAGAGACGGTCGCGAGCACCACCACCGCGGCCGACGGCTCCTTCCGCTTCCAGGACCTCGGCTCGGGCTCGTACAGCGTGCGGCTGCCCGCTTCGAACTTCGCCCCGCCGTACCAGGGCGTCTCCTGGCTGGGCCCCGCGCTCGTCACGCCCGCCATCATCGGCGCCTACCTGTGGATCTGGACCGGCTTCGCCATGGTCCTGATCGGCGCGGGACTCGCCGCGCTGCCGCGCGACGCGCTGGAGGCGGCGCGGATGGACGGCGCGAACGAGTGGCAGATCTTCCGCCGGATCACCGTGCCACTGCTCGCGCCCGTCCTCACCGTGGTCTTCGTGACCCTGGTGATCAACGTGATGAAGGTCTTCGACCTCGTCTACATCATCGCGCCGGGTCCGGTGCAGGAGGACGCCACCGTGCTGGCCACCCAGATGTGGCTGGTGTCCTTCGGCGGCGGCAACAACCAGGGCCTGGGCAGCGCGCTCGGTGTGCTGCTCCTGCTCCTGGTGATCCCCGCCATGGTCTTCAACGTCCGCCGTTTCCGAGGGAGTCAACGATGA
- the pgl gene encoding 6-phosphogluconolactonase — MSTPQLVVHHDKELMAQAAAARLITKIVDAQASRGYASVVLTGGRNGNGLLAALAAAPARDAIDWGRLDLWWGDERYLPEGDPDRNDTQARAALLDTVPLDPARVHPMPASDGPYGADVDAAAEAYAAELAKSAGPENHSSAPTFDVLMLGVGPDTHVASLFPELPAVRETERMVVGVHGAPKPPPTRISLTLPAIRSAREVWLLAAGEDKAQAAAIALSGAGEVQAPAAGAYGRQRTLWLLDSAAASQLPRSLYPPSSP, encoded by the coding sequence GTGAGTACTCCGCAGCTCGTCGTCCACCACGACAAGGAGCTGATGGCCCAGGCCGCCGCGGCCCGGCTGATCACGAAGATCGTGGACGCGCAGGCCTCGCGCGGCTACGCCTCGGTCGTGCTCACGGGCGGCCGCAACGGCAACGGGCTCCTCGCGGCGCTCGCGGCCGCGCCCGCCCGGGACGCCATCGACTGGGGCCGCCTCGACCTGTGGTGGGGCGACGAGCGGTACCTGCCCGAGGGCGACCCGGACCGCAACGACACCCAGGCCCGTGCGGCTCTGCTGGACACGGTGCCGCTGGACCCCGCGCGGGTGCATCCGATGCCCGCGTCCGACGGTCCGTACGGCGCCGACGTGGACGCGGCGGCGGAGGCGTACGCCGCGGAGCTCGCAAAGTCCGCGGGGCCGGAGAACCACAGCTCGGCGCCGACCTTCGACGTGCTGATGCTGGGCGTCGGCCCGGACACCCACGTGGCGTCGCTCTTCCCGGAGCTGCCCGCCGTGCGGGAGACGGAGCGGATGGTGGTGGGCGTGCACGGCGCGCCGAAGCCGCCGCCGACCCGGATCTCGCTCACGCTTCCCGCGATCCGCTCCGCCCGCGAGGTGTGGCTGCTCGCGGCGGGCGAGGACAAGGCCCAGGCCGCGGCGATCGCTCTGTCGGGCGCGGGCGAGGTGCAGGCCCCGGCGGCCGGCGCGTACGGCCGTCAGCGCACGCTGTGGCTCCTGGACTCGGCGGCGGCTTCCCAGCTGCCTCGGTCGCTGTATCCGCCATCGTCGCCCTGA